The Verrucomicrobiota bacterium genome includes a region encoding these proteins:
- the ilvC gene encoding ketol-acid reductoisomerase, whose protein sequence is MPAKVYKDKDANIASIKRKTLAVIGFGSQGHAHALNLKESGLNVIIGLYAKSKSVEVARKQGFEVFETAEAVKRADVIMIAVPDMKQASVYTKDIEPNLTAGKAIMFTHGFAIHFGLITPPKDIDVIMVAPKGPGHTVRIQYLEGKGVPALIAIHNDATKNAKKIALAWAKGIGGTRAGVIETTFKEETETDLFGEQAVLCGGASALVTAGYETLVEAGYQPEMAYFECLHELKLIVDMMVESGVAGMRFSISETAKYGDITRGPRIITAQTKKAMGQILKEIQSGKFAKQWVAEYEAGLPNYKALLKAGEKHNIEKVGGRLRGLMPWVSKKNIKGVQAAY, encoded by the coding sequence ATGCCAGCTAAAGTATACAAAGATAAAGACGCCAATATCGCTTCTATCAAACGAAAGACTCTGGCCGTTATTGGCTTCGGTTCTCAGGGACACGCCCATGCCCTGAACTTGAAGGAAAGCGGTCTCAATGTGATCATCGGACTCTATGCCAAGAGCAAGTCAGTTGAAGTAGCCCGTAAGCAAGGTTTCGAAGTGTTCGAAACAGCTGAAGCTGTGAAACGTGCCGACGTGATCATGATTGCTGTGCCAGATATGAAGCAGGCTTCTGTTTATACAAAGGACATTGAACCAAATCTGACTGCCGGCAAGGCAATCATGTTTACGCATGGTTTCGCCATCCACTTTGGACTTATAACTCCTCCGAAGGACATCGATGTTATCATGGTTGCCCCTAAAGGTCCTGGGCACACGGTCCGTATTCAGTACCTCGAAGGTAAAGGCGTGCCTGCATTGATCGCGATCCATAACGACGCTACCAAGAATGCGAAGAAAATAGCTTTGGCCTGGGCCAAGGGTATAGGTGGTACGCGCGCCGGAGTTATTGAAACTACTTTTAAGGAAGAAACCGAAACCGATCTATTCGGAGAGCAGGCCGTTCTTTGTGGAGGTGCTTCCGCTCTTGTAACCGCAGGCTATGAAACGCTGGTTGAAGCAGGCTACCAACCTGAAATGGCTTACTTTGAATGTCTTCATGAGCTCAAGCTGATCGTTGACATGATGGTTGAGTCCGGAGTTGCAGGCATGCGTTTCTCAATTTCTGAAACAGCCAAATATGGTGACATCACCCGTGGTCCCCGTATTATTACCGCACAGACCAAAAAAGCCATGGGCCAAATTTTGAAGGAAATCCAATCCGGAAAATTCGCCAAACAGTGGGTTGCCGAATACGAAGCAGGTCTTCCAAACTACAAAGCATTGCTGAAGGCCGGCGAGAAGCACAACATCGAAAAAGTGGGTGGTCGTCTTCGCGGATTGATGCCTTGGGTTTCCAAGAAGAACATTAAAGGAGTTCAAGCTGCTTACTAA
- the ilvN gene encoding acetolactate synthase small subunit yields MKHTISVLVENKFGVLARVAGMFSGRGFNIHSLNVAPTHDSSLSRITVVAVGDDLVLDQIIKQLNKLINVIRVTDFKRDEAVERELLLVKLAADSENRSEIIQICDIFRAKIINAHKDSMILELTGDEGKVRAFLDMIEQFEILELSRTGKLALERARNNPPVQ; encoded by the coding sequence ATGAAACACACAATATCGGTCCTAGTTGAAAACAAATTTGGAGTGCTGGCCCGAGTGGCAGGCATGTTCAGTGGCCGCGGTTTCAACATTCATTCACTTAATGTTGCTCCCACCCATGATAGCTCCCTTTCACGAATTACCGTCGTGGCTGTTGGCGACGACTTGGTGCTGGATCAAATTATCAAACAACTTAATAAGCTCATTAATGTTATTCGAGTTACCGATTTCAAACGGGACGAAGCAGTTGAGCGGGAATTGCTTTTAGTAAAGCTCGCCGCCGACTCCGAAAACCGTTCTGAGATTATCCAGATTTGTGACATTTTTCGGGCCAAGATCATCAACGCGCACAAGGATTCTATGATTCTTGAGCTAACAGGTGATGAAGGTAAAGTCCGCGCCTTTCTCGATATGATCGAACAGTTTGAAATTCTAGAACTTTCCCGCACAGGAAAACTAGCGTTGGAACGAGCAAGAAATAATCCTCCGGTACAATAA
- a CDS encoding aspartate-semialdehyde dehydrogenase — translation MVNRYSIGIVGATGAVGQELIHLLYERQFPIKELKLMASARSKGKTISYKDHSWIVEEATPEAFDGLDIALFSAGASTTKILAPEAARRGCVVVDNSSAFRLDPDVPLVIPEINPDAAGDHKGIIANPNCSTIVALMALYPLHLKFGLMRFFASTYQAVSGTGAAAIIELENQVKALVAGEPVEKNVYPHQIAFNVLPHVDVFLDNGYTKEEMKMQNEGRKIMSLPDVRVSCTCVRVPVYRAHSVSIQAEFEKPVDVAEAKAAVDAFPGSELCDDVENLHYPMPIDYSGKVNCGVGRIRKDTAFDNGLSLWVSGDQLWKGAALNAVQIAELLHERGWVRGNR, via the coding sequence ATGGTTAATAGATATTCTATCGGTATTGTGGGAGCTACAGGTGCAGTGGGTCAGGAACTGATACACCTGTTGTACGAACGTCAATTTCCGATCAAGGAACTCAAGCTTATGGCTTCGGCTCGTTCGAAAGGTAAAACTATAAGTTATAAGGACCATTCCTGGATCGTTGAAGAAGCTACTCCCGAGGCATTTGACGGCTTGGACATTGCCTTGTTTAGCGCAGGTGCGAGTACTACCAAGATTCTGGCTCCGGAAGCGGCCCGTCGAGGCTGTGTTGTGGTAGACAATAGCTCTGCCTTTCGCTTGGATCCGGATGTTCCCTTAGTCATCCCTGAGATCAATCCAGATGCAGCTGGCGATCACAAAGGCATTATCGCCAACCCCAATTGTTCCACTATCGTCGCGTTGATGGCATTATATCCGCTCCATTTGAAATTTGGATTAATGCGATTTTTCGCTTCTACCTATCAGGCTGTCTCGGGTACAGGTGCGGCGGCGATCATCGAGTTGGAGAACCAGGTTAAGGCCCTTGTGGCCGGGGAACCGGTTGAAAAAAACGTATACCCTCACCAAATCGCATTCAATGTTCTGCCGCATGTGGATGTATTTTTGGATAATGGCTATACGAAAGAGGAAATGAAAATGCAGAATGAAGGTCGAAAGATAATGAGCCTTCCGGATGTAAGAGTAAGTTGTACCTGTGTCCGCGTTCCAGTCTATCGTGCGCATTCCGTCTCAATTCAGGCTGAATTTGAAAAACCGGTGGACGTCGCCGAAGCCAAAGCCGCTGTGGATGCCTTCCCTGGAAGTGAACTATGTGACGATGTTGAGAACCTTCACTATCCTATGCCCATCGACTATTCCGGCAAAGTAAATTGCGGTGTTGGGCGAATTCGAAAGGATACCGCATTTGATAACGGACTCTCGCTTTGGGTCAGTGGAGACCAACTCTGGAAAGGTGCTGCATTGAACGCTGTTCAGATTGCAGAGCTTCTCCATGAACGTGGTTGGGTAAGGGGTAACCGCTGA
- a CDS encoding HAMP domain-containing sensor histidine kinase, which translates to MSLPPVLTRGTTGIEFFTNSSASLVSNLPDPYLNGLPDPVFLLRRDGRILKANARALSWLNRQFNSQVEGYYLHQLIKAHEWQGCIGSIEGKLLSHFFGTGILPRNVNLHLGIQGECEYMDHEDHSHVLKVSLKKIFSENQTQLMLTIEEITEAKKKELLQNLFMHDLANRVTEVIANSELLNQFCKKGENEPEKLTRWTENISMISRELGLEVSAQQAVASMEMKKMSAKPTEVNALTEVEKLAAHFYPVEKDHGVKLEISEDATEIILFTDPVLLRRVLTNLVKNAIEASKPGQVITLGCRLGKRSGQVEFWIHNPGYIEEEIRAHLFKPYFSTKNSMRGLGTYSIKFLTEFFLKGTVEVQSSKEAGTCFKVTYPVSLETKLSA; encoded by the coding sequence ATGTCCCTACCACCTGTGTTAACTCGTGGCACTACCGGAATAGAATTCTTTACGAATTCTTCCGCATCTTTGGTTTCAAACTTGCCGGATCCTTATTTAAACGGACTGCCTGACCCTGTTTTTTTGCTACGGCGAGACGGCCGAATACTAAAGGCAAATGCGCGGGCTCTCAGTTGGCTCAACAGGCAATTCAATTCTCAAGTTGAAGGTTATTACCTGCACCAACTTATCAAGGCTCACGAATGGCAGGGCTGCATTGGCTCAATTGAAGGCAAATTATTGAGTCACTTTTTCGGTACGGGTATTTTACCAAGAAATGTCAACTTGCATCTTGGGATCCAAGGCGAATGCGAATACATGGATCACGAGGATCACAGTCACGTGTTAAAAGTTTCTCTGAAAAAGATCTTCTCGGAAAATCAGACACAACTCATGCTAACGATTGAGGAGATCACAGAAGCCAAAAAAAAGGAACTCTTGCAGAACCTCTTCATGCATGATTTGGCAAATCGTGTTACTGAAGTCATCGCCAATTCAGAGTTACTCAATCAGTTTTGCAAAAAAGGCGAGAACGAGCCAGAGAAGCTGACTCGTTGGACAGAAAACATTAGTATGATTTCCAGAGAACTCGGACTGGAGGTGTCGGCTCAACAAGCAGTCGCTTCCATGGAAATGAAAAAAATGTCAGCGAAACCAACCGAGGTAAACGCTCTAACAGAAGTGGAAAAACTGGCAGCTCACTTTTACCCGGTTGAAAAAGATCATGGCGTAAAGCTCGAGATCAGCGAAGACGCCACGGAAATTATCCTGTTTACAGATCCGGTTTTACTTCGTCGGGTTCTAACTAATCTGGTCAAAAATGCCATTGAAGCATCCAAACCAGGCCAAGTAATCACCTTAGGTTGTCGACTTGGAAAGAGGTCCGGACAGGTAGAATTCTGGATTCACAACCCGGGTTACATAGAAGAAGAAATAAGAGCCCATTTATTTAAGCCCTATTTCTCGACTAAAAACAGCATGCGAGGGCTAGGCACCTACAGTATTAAGTTTCTGACCGAATTCTTTTTAAAAGGAACCGTCGAGGTGCAATCAAGCAAGGAAGCAGGCACCTGTTTTAAAGTTACTTATCCCGTTTCCTTGGAGACAAAACTGTCCGCATAA
- a CDS encoding DUF4202 domain-containing protein: MNEPDRFNRAIAQFDMLNAQDPNHRLVDGEAVPFELFFANKMTDWVFQLDSNASEVVRLAARCQHLCRWEIPRSSYPEGRVGYLNWRKNLKSFHAGKSAEVLKEVGFDQSTIDRVRDINLKKNLESDPEVQVIEDALCLIFIENQFDDLIAKTTDEKMISILQKTWNKMSDKAKKIASFLILSDNAQRLLKLALNS; encoded by the coding sequence ATGAATGAACCAGATCGTTTTAACAGAGCAATTGCTCAATTCGATATGCTAAACGCGCAGGATCCGAATCATCGCCTTGTTGATGGTGAAGCTGTTCCGTTCGAATTGTTCTTTGCGAACAAGATGACCGATTGGGTATTTCAATTGGATTCAAATGCATCGGAAGTGGTACGTTTGGCTGCTCGTTGTCAGCACCTTTGTCGCTGGGAAATTCCTCGATCAAGTTATCCGGAAGGGAGAGTAGGGTATCTCAATTGGAGAAAAAATCTAAAATCGTTTCATGCCGGAAAGAGTGCTGAAGTGCTCAAAGAAGTTGGATTCGACCAATCAACCATCGACCGTGTGCGTGATATTAATCTCAAAAAAAACCTCGAGAGTGATCCCGAAGTGCAAGTGATTGAAGATGCGCTGTGTCTGATTTTTATTGAAAACCAGTTTGATGATCTAATTGCGAAAACTACTGACGAAAAGATGATTTCAATTCTGCAAAAGACGTGGAATAAAATGTCGGACAAAGCGAAAAAAATAGCTTCATTTTTGATTCTATCTGATAACGCTCAGCGGCTATTAAAACTGGCGTTGAATTCTTAA
- a CDS encoding SUMF1/EgtB/PvdO family nonheme iron enzyme translates to MEWYGKPNSEFLESVKEATPNVYGVRALHGYTWEWVRDFNNSMVTGESRADSGLDRALYCAGGALGTADPHNYAAFMRYAFRSSLKGNYAVSNLGFRGARSIESN, encoded by the coding sequence TTGGAATGGTATGGGAAACCTAATTCGGAGTTTCTGGAGTCAGTAAAAGAGGCCACACCCAACGTCTATGGAGTTAGAGCTTTGCATGGCTACACGTGGGAATGGGTTCGTGATTTCAACAATTCTATGGTTACCGGCGAGTCTCGTGCAGATTCCGGTTTGGACCGGGCACTCTATTGTGCAGGAGGAGCCCTTGGCACTGCCGACCCACACAATTATGCCGCATTCATGCGCTATGCATTTCGTTCAAGCCTGAAAGGAAACTATGCCGTTTCAAATCTTGGTTTTCGAGGGGCACGCAGCATCGAAAGCAATTAG
- a CDS encoding SCO family protein, whose product MTCSFAENLLLTLPPAQALEGSLYDLESKWWTQDNKPIKLSDLKGKVRVVAMGYTSCQYACPRIIADLRRIEAELKGPEQDPDKVSFSFISIDPKNDTPERMKSLEQNYGFNPDRWLLLTGDEDGVLELAVSLGMKYRKTSAMDFAHSNIITILASDGRIAYQTSQIGADISNALAAIGACLQSLEAEAN is encoded by the coding sequence ATGACCTGTTCTTTCGCTGAGAATTTGCTTCTGACACTGCCACCGGCTCAAGCTTTGGAAGGCTCACTTTACGACCTCGAATCCAAATGGTGGACCCAGGATAACAAACCCATCAAGTTGAGCGATTTAAAAGGGAAAGTGCGCGTGGTGGCTATGGGTTATACCTCGTGTCAGTATGCCTGCCCACGTATTATTGCAGACCTCAGGCGAATCGAAGCCGAACTCAAAGGTCCAGAACAAGATCCCGATAAGGTAAGTTTCTCATTCATCTCAATTGATCCGAAGAACGACACGCCAGAACGAATGAAGAGCTTGGAACAAAACTATGGATTCAATCCAGACCGATGGCTACTTCTCACAGGCGATGAGGACGGTGTACTCGAACTGGCTGTTTCACTTGGGATGAAATACCGAAAAACCTCCGCTATGGATTTTGCCCACTCTAACATTATCACCATCCTCGCATCGGATGGCAGAATCGCCTATCAAACATCACAAATTGGAGCAGATATATCCAACGCGCTTGCAGCGATCGGTGCATGCCTTCAATCTCTTGAGGCCGAGGCAAATTGA